The following coding sequences lie in one Dunckerocampus dactyliophorus isolate RoL2022-P2 chromosome 4, RoL_Ddac_1.1, whole genome shotgun sequence genomic window:
- the LOC129180500 gene encoding oocyte zinc finger protein XlCOF6-like: MVQTCCVINCHNRSRDRSGNKKDGVRFFSFPAWKQSHGAVICELTKRRRMAWIAAVRRPNITFNANTRHMLVCSRHFHTGTPVYQMDESHPDWAPSLHLGHTEVEAADNERLQVTLYEEDVSPTREENERLRQQLEAQVVLHIEDIQQLIGRQEECSPQPNWGSSTWEREEQQPPYIKGEEEEPEPTHIKEEEEEIQPSHIKEEEGEPEPTYIKEEEEEPQTPVVKEEEEELPIIQEGEHLLGPEEADLAKLPLTGVSVKTDDHEDKPPESPQLHHSPSEEMREAEPSCSSSLQHMTREADGDHCGGSQADNLIAPLSDSDDTTSHSSEYEDRDYNQESLTSNTDCEGDMTTQTGNKHSESSKKKTGKHFNCIVCDKRFSHKGNLAQHVRTHTGEKPFSCSDCGKCFNLKTDMQRHRRTHTGEKPFSCLDCGKRFTQKTTMQSHMRTHTGEKPFRCSECGKRFTRKSDMRLHMTTHTGEKPFSCSDCGKRFTRKSDMRVHMTTHMGEKPFSCSDCGKHFTRKSDMRVHMTTHTGEKPFICSDCGKRFTLKTDMQRHRRTHTGEKPFSCSDCDKHFTQKATMQAHMRTHTGEKPFSCSDCGKRFTQKTAMQRHMRTHTGEKPFSCSDCGKTFSRKASMVLHMTTHTGEKTFTCSDCGKRFTRNSDMTKHLRTHREENPFTCSDYGKS, translated from the exons ATGGTGCAGACGTGTTGTGTTATTAACTGCCACAATCGTTCACGCGATCGTAGCGGGAATAAAAAGGACGGGGTgagatttttctcatttccaGCGTGGAAGCAAAGCCATGGAGCTGTGATCTGTGAGCTAACAAAGAGACGCAGAATGGCCTGGATAGCAGCCGTGAGACGACCAAACATCACTTTCAACGCCAACACCCGAcacatgttggtgtgttcacGGCATTTTCACACTG ggACACCAGTTTATCAAATGGATGAAAGCCATCCAGACTGGGCACCCTCATTACATCTCGGACACACGGAGGTGGAAGCTGCAGATAACGAGAGACTACAGGTGACATTGTACGAGGAGGACGTTTctccaacaagagaggagaacgagcgactacGACAACAACTGGAAGCTCAAGTTGTGCTACACATTGAAG acatccagcaACTGATTGGTCGTCAAGAAGAATGTTCTCCTCAGCCAAACTGGGGGAGCTCCACTTGGGAGCGGGAAGAACAACAGCCCCCTTACATTAAAGGGGAAGAAGAGGAACCCGAGcccacccacattaaagaggaagaggaggagatccAGCCCTCTCACATTAAAGAGGAGGAAGGGGAGCCAGAGCCCACCTAcattaaagaagaagaggaggagccacagacCCCCGTTgttaaagaagaagaggaagaactcCCGATCATTCAGGAGGGAGAACATCTTCTCGGgccagaggaggctgatctcgccaagttgccactgactggtgtctctgtgaagacagacgaccatgaagacaaaccacctgagtcgccacagcttcatcatagtccaagtgaggagatgagagaggcggagccttcatgcagcagctcattgcaacacatgacaagagaagctgatggagaccactgtggaggatcacaagcagacaacctgatagctccactgtcagatagtgacgacacaacgtcacactcttctGAATATGAAGACAGGGACTACAACCAAGAATCTCTGACCAGCaatacagactgtgaaggtgatatgacGACTCAAACtggcaacaaacactctgaaagctctaaaaagaagacaggtaAACATTTTAACTGCATAGTTTGCGATAAAAGATTTTCTCATAAGGGTAATTTGGCTCAACacgtgagaacacacacaggagaaaaaccttttagttgctcagactgtggtaaatgcTTCAATCTAAAGACAGACATGCAAAGACACAGGAGAACGcatacaggagaaaaaccttttagttgcttagactgtggtaaacgcttcactcaaaagacaaccatgcaatcacacatgagaacacacacgggagaaaagcCTTTTCGTTGCTCAGAgtgtggtaaacgcttcactcGAAAGTCAGACATGCGATTACATATGAcaacgcacacgggagaaaaaccttttagttgctcagattgtggtaaacgcttcactcGAAAGTCAGACATGCGAGTACACATGACAACGCATatgggagaaaaaccttttagttgctcagactgtggtaaacacTTCACTCGAAAGTCAGACATGCGAGTACACATGACAACGCATaccggagaaaaaccttttatttgctcagactgtggtaaacgcttcactcTAAAGACAGACATGCAAAGACACaggagaacgcacacaggagaaaaaccttttagttgctcagactgtgatAAACACTTCACTCAAAAGGCAACCATGCaagcacacatgagaacacacacgggagaaaaaccttttagttgctcagactgtggtaaacgtTTCACTCAAAAGACAGccatgcaaagacacatgagaacacacacaggagaaaagccttttagttgctcagattGCGGTAAAACTTTCAGTCGAAAGGCAAGTATGGTATTacacatgacaacacacacgggtgaaaaaacatttacttgctcagactgtggtaaacgcttcactcGAAATTCAGACATGACAAAACACTTGAGAACGCACAGAGAAGAAAATCCTTTTACTTGTTCAGATTATGGTAAAAGTTGA
- the LOC129180511 gene encoding C-type lectin domain family 10 member A-like, giving the protein MQSKLDMAGKKPPKAFILPVATICLTFVIGLLFIAMPLADAVKGDGDVAELKKSIHRLNESMFSMGTTLLERLKLLEGKAGNSQNQTGQVEGMTGESQGLTGYMKKMVEEFQKQTEHMKKMTGKVEDMTGQMKWITHDAVEDLLMKAGGCPLPWLYHDRGCYLFVDEKKNWNDAKKYCIAKGGHLASVHTKTTHDFFYGLAEGRETWTWVGGYKEGGEWKWVDGSTFNVKTYGEAGSKDARWAPGEPNNLGGNEGCVEIWTKGGLNDFLCYYQQPFICQK; this is encoded by the exons ATGCAGAGCAAGCTGGACATGGCGGGCAAGAAGCCTCCAAAGGCCTTCATCCTCCCGGTGGCCACCATCTGCTTGACCTTCGTGATTGGACTCCTCTTCATCGCCATGCCATTGGCTGATGCAGTGAAGGGCGACGGCGACGTGGCCGAGTTGAAGAAGAGTATTCAT AGGTTGAATGAATCTATGTTTTCGATGGGTACGACACTACTGGAACGTCTGAAACTCCTGGAAGGCAAAGCAGGAAACAGCCAG AATCAGACAGGACAGGTGGAGGGGATGACTGGGGAGTCTCAG GGTCTGACCGGATATATGAAGAAGATGGTTGAGGAATTTCAG AAGCagacagaacacatgaagaagATGACCGGCAAGGTGGAGGACATGACAGGACAGATGAAGTGGATAACTCACGATGCTGTTGAG GATCTTCTGATGAAAGCAG GCGGTTGCCCTCTGCCGTGGCTTTACCATGACAGAGGATGTTACCTGTTTGTTGACGAGAAGAAGAACTGGAATGATGCTAAG AAGTACTGCATAGCCAAGGGTGGACACTTGGCCTCAGTTCACACCAAAACCACGCATGACTTCTTCTATGGATTGGCTGAAGGACGGGAAACTTGGACATGGGTTGGGGGCTACAAAGAG ggTGGTGAGTGGAAATGGGTTGATGGTTCCACGTTTAATGTGAAGACGTATGGAGAGGCAGGCAGCAAGGATGCTAGATGGGCACCAGGCGAGCCCAATAACCTGGGTGGTAATGAAggttgtgtggagatatggacTAAAG GCGGACTCAATGATTTTTTATGCTATTACCAGCAACCATTTATTTGTCAGAAGTGA